A genomic segment from Luteibacter aegosomatis encodes:
- a CDS encoding LapA family protein, whose product MRLIAILFLLSFVAAGVVFGALNADSVPFDFGMARLSLPKGGAMLAALLTGWILGGITAWLGTSFAHRRKRRKALGDRKVGSAKTA is encoded by the coding sequence ATGCGTCTGATCGCCATACTTTTCCTGCTCTCGTTCGTCGCCGCCGGCGTGGTTTTCGGGGCGCTGAACGCCGACTCGGTGCCGTTCGATTTCGGCATGGCCCGGCTGTCGCTGCCCAAGGGCGGGGCGATGCTGGCCGCGCTACTGACGGGCTGGATTCTCGGCGGCATCACCGCCTGGCTGGGCACCTCGTTCGCCCATCGGCGCAAACGCCGAAAGGCGCTGGGCGATCGCAAGGTAGGCAGCGCGAAAACCGCATGA